One genomic window of Gossypium hirsutum isolate 1008001.06 chromosome D11, Gossypium_hirsutum_v2.1, whole genome shotgun sequence includes the following:
- the LOC107963073 gene encoding uncharacterized protein has translation MPNYVKFMKDILSKKKRLSEYETISLTKECSAFLQNKLPPKLKDPRSFMIPCNIGESYCGKALYDLGAKFEADKEVSIILRRPFLATRRTLIDVQKGKLTMRVQDDKVTFNVMKVMKFLDLMEECSVMEELDSMGNNSKEDLLENVLESEPFKDEKEKSEKGKIDGQRRLNSIIKEVVQKEMDIRDTSK, from the exons ATGCCCAACTATGTGAAATTTATGAAGGATatcttgtccaagaagaaacgactgagtgagtatgagactatcTCTTTGACGAAGGAGTGTAGTGCATTTTTACAGAACAAGCTACCTCCGAAACTAAAGGATCCTAGAAGCTTTAtgataccttgcaacattggtgAATCATATTGCGGTAAAGCTTTGTATGACTTaggagcaa agtttgaagcagacaaagaagttTCGATCATCCTaaggagacctttcctagccacgaGAAGAACGTTGATAGATGTGCAAAAAGGCAAACTCACTATGCGAGTTCAAGACGATAAGGTAACGTTTAACGTTATGAAGGTAATGAAATTTCTCGATTTAATGGAAGAGTGTTCAGTAATGGAGGAATTAGATTCTATGGGAAATAATTCTAAAGAAGATCTGTTGGAGAACGTTTTAGAGTCTGAACCATTCAAAGATGAAAAAG AGAAAAGTGAAAAAGGTAagattgatgggcaaaggagacTTAACTCTATCATAAAAGAAGTGGTTCAGAAGGAG ATGGATATTCGGGATACAAGCAAATAG